One genomic segment of Humidesulfovibrio mexicanus includes these proteins:
- a CDS encoding MBL fold metallo-hydrolase, with product MEANRRAFLKTLAGASVVGMSGLFCLPELQASAPKLDFGEVRGLTIKCVSEVGWFDTEMIANDVRRAGGPSMNQYDIPFAPDNAGGYSALLTVEDFEGGKTSYLLDTGWSTAWMDHAFAKSGVDEMLRNRTIAGLIISHDHNDHFWGLESTLKNDPGIPIIFPATLQEKSLRLLDGADYSALSGNPRNSFPHTGPRTAVPAGGMCVPQLGVAIAMLDVDIPLGVRGENVVYVKVRDKGYVIVTGCGHPGIGRLIDHAAANFLDGGRMYGCYGGLHIAPLEKWHPEMQGSIDKIQASGMRKVACNHCTGRVWARRAQEQGVPVVPGTDGFRAYDRLAKNAPDTGANLYVGNGDLVVF from the coding sequence ATGGAGGCGAATCGTCGAGCGTTTCTCAAGACACTGGCCGGGGCATCCGTAGTCGGAATGTCCGGATTGTTTTGTCTCCCTGAGCTGCAGGCCAGCGCCCCGAAGCTGGATTTCGGCGAGGTTCGGGGGCTGACCATCAAATGCGTTTCCGAGGTGGGCTGGTTTGATACGGAAATGATCGCCAACGATGTGCGCAGGGCTGGCGGCCCTTCCATGAATCAGTACGACATTCCTTTCGCTCCGGACAATGCAGGAGGATACAGCGCGCTTCTGACTGTCGAGGATTTTGAGGGCGGGAAGACCAGCTATCTGTTGGACACGGGCTGGAGCACCGCCTGGATGGATCATGCCTTTGCCAAAAGTGGCGTCGATGAAATGCTGCGAAATCGTACGATTGCAGGGCTCATAATTTCCCACGATCACAACGACCACTTCTGGGGGCTGGAAAGCACGCTGAAGAACGACCCCGGTATCCCCATCATTTTTCCGGCCACATTGCAGGAGAAAAGCCTTCGCCTGCTCGATGGCGCGGACTATTCCGCGCTTTCTGGCAATCCCCGCAACAGCTTCCCGCACACCGGGCCGCGTACAGCAGTGCCTGCCGGTGGTATGTGCGTCCCGCAGCTCGGTGTTGCCATTGCTATGCTGGATGTGGACATCCCGCTCGGAGTGCGGGGGGAAAACGTGGTCTACGTCAAGGTCAGGGACAAGGGCTATGTCATTGTTACAGGTTGCGGCCATCCCGGCATCGGACGGCTGATCGACCATGCGGCGGCGAATTTCTTGGATGGAGGCAGGATGTACGGATGCTATGGAGGATTGCACATCGCCCCCCTGGAAAAATGGCATCCGGAAATGCAGGGCAGCATCGACAAGATACAGGCGTCGGGGATGCGGAAAGTTGCTTGCAACCACTGCACCGGGCGGGTCTGGGCCCGACGGGCACAGGAGCAGGGCGTTCCAGTCGTGCCTGGGACCGATGGTTTCCGGGCCTACGACAGGCTGGCGAAGAACGCCCCTGACACGGGAGCAAACCTGTATGTCGGCAACGGCGATCTGGTTGTGTTCTGA
- a CDS encoding AraC family transcriptional regulator, whose translation MSAMSVFAPTSFFGDRERKISIRPGIDIRLGDFRLERPGVFPFRSSCGTCELAFVLSGTIRNRIRDVEQEVVVPPRYAAVWAPPSREGIHGCAPGEDIRFACISIQCSLFDSLGANLGLSAVWEKVGADHRLFPMNVAMQAAVQQIFLCPYRGRAGMVFLEAKALELISHIMSELNPDPLGFPGCPCGPNSPNAGPNSAAPAGNFPALAGTSQFRHVRRILQENMVSPPSLAELAARAGLSVTTLTRGFRKIYGVSVFEFLRSERLEKAKMLLESGEANVTEATYAVGFSSPAHLTRLFSRRFGISPSALRRNVSTLHSDS comes from the coding sequence ATGTCCGCCATGTCCGTCTTTGCTCCCACCAGTTTTTTCGGTGACAGAGAGCGGAAAATCTCCATCCGTCCTGGGATCGACATCCGTCTAGGCGATTTTCGTCTCGAACGCCCTGGGGTGTTTCCTTTTCGCTCCAGCTGTGGGACTTGCGAGCTGGCGTTTGTTTTGTCCGGGACCATCCGCAACCGGATTCGGGATGTGGAACAGGAGGTCGTGGTTCCGCCCCGGTATGCCGCCGTATGGGCGCCCCCAAGCCGGGAAGGTATCCATGGATGCGCGCCCGGCGAGGATATCCGCTTTGCCTGTATCAGCATACAGTGTTCCCTCTTCGATTCCCTGGGGGCCAACCTAGGGCTTTCGGCTGTTTGGGAAAAGGTAGGGGCGGATCATCGACTTTTCCCCATGAATGTCGCCATGCAGGCAGCAGTGCAGCAGATATTCCTCTGCCCCTACCGGGGGCGCGCAGGCATGGTCTTTCTGGAGGCCAAAGCCTTGGAACTCATTTCGCACATCATGTCCGAACTGAACCCTGATCCCTTAGGTTTTCCAGGTTGTCCATGCGGCCCCAATAGTCCCAATGCCGGGCCGAACTCCGCCGCTCCGGCGGGCAATTTCCCTGCCTTGGCTGGAACCTCGCAATTTCGTCATGTCCGGCGAATTCTGCAGGAGAACATGGTTTCTCCTCCGTCCCTTGCCGAACTGGCTGCGCGGGCGGGCTTGAGCGTGACCACCTTGACCCGAGGATTCCGCAAGATCTATGGGGTTTCGGTTTTCGAATTTCTACGGAGCGAGCGCCTTGAAAAGGCAAAGATGCTCTTGGAGTCGGGCGAGGCGAACGTGACGGAAGCCACCTACGCCGTGGGTTTTTCCAGTCCAGCCCATTTGACCCGTCTGTTTTCCCGTCGCTTCGGCATCAGTCCTAGCGCATTGCGCAGGAATGTTTCCACTCTCCACTCCGACAGCTAG